A DNA window from Rhineura floridana isolate rRhiFlo1 chromosome 11, rRhiFlo1.hap2, whole genome shotgun sequence contains the following coding sequences:
- the LOC133366560 gene encoding olfactory receptor 14A16-like: MSNLTSLSTFLLLGFPESRESQLLHFSLFLAIYLMAMTGNLLIVIAIVFDQKLHTPMYFFLINLAVLDVGIVSVMVPKSMALSLMNNRSISYFGCVAQVFFYLFFAPSDFVLLTIMAHDRYVAICNPLQYERIMHKEACLQLVVIVWITGLLYAIIHTGGTFANTFCSNVVNQFFCEVPQLLKLSCSDFYLVEVGLIVIGCALGFGCFIFIIITYIRIFAIVVRIPSVHGKKKALSTCLPHLTVVSLLMFSGLFAYLRPPSDTSSDLDIAFSVIYTIIPPTLNPFIYSMRNQDIKTALWKLLDVGPSSKTIFRLL; the protein is encoded by the coding sequence ATGAGCAATCTGACTTCCTTGTCAACATTTCTGCTGCTGGGATTCCCAGAGTCCCGAGAATCACAGCTCCTACATTTCTCTTTGTTCCTAGCAATATACTTGATGGCAATGACAGGCAATCTTCTCATAGTGATTGCGATTGTCTTTGATCAGAAACTGCACACCCCCATGTACTTCTTCCTAATTAATTTGGCCGTGCTGGATGTTGGCATAGTTTCAGTCATGGTACCCAAATCTATGGCCCTTTCACTCATGAATAACAGATCTATTTCTTATTTTGGATGTGTCGCTCAAGTTTTCTTTTATCTCTTCTTTGCACCATCAGATTTTGTCCTCCTAACTATAATGGCACATGATCGCTATGTTGCTATTTGCAACCCACTCCAATATGAGAGAATTATGCACAAAGAAGCCTGCCTTCAGTTGGTAGTCATTGTGTGGATTACTGGCCTTCTGTATGCGATAATACATACTGGTGGCACCTTTGCAAACACCTTCTGTTCTAATGTTGTCAATCAGTTCTTCTGTGAAGTCCCACAATTATTAAAGCTCTCCTGTTCTGACTTTTATTTAGTTGAAGTTGGGCTTATTGTGATAGGGTGCGCTTTAGGATTCGGATGCTTCATTTTCATCATCATAACATACATACGGATTTTTGCTATAGTTGTCAGAATCCCCTCTGTTCATGGTAAGAAAAAAGCTCTCTCCACTTGTCTTCCCCACCTCACGGTTGTCTCTCTGCTTATGTTCAGTGGATTATTTGCCTATTTAAGGCCTCCCTCTGATACTTCTTCTGATTTGGATATCGCTTTTTCTGTTATATATACCATCATTCCCCCCACGTTGAATCCATTCATCTATAGCATGAGAAACCAAGATATCAAGACTGCTTTGTGGAAGCTCTTAGATGTTGGGCCTTCCTCTAAAACTATATTCAGATTGCTGTAA